Proteins encoded within one genomic window of Gloeobacter kilaueensis JS1:
- the lnt gene encoding apolipoprotein N-acyltransferase, which yields MRIRPPALKGLEPHAGVLSALFGGLCLGLAAPDFGWWPLTWVAVVPFLIYLERSERPPAFWLGTLLGMIYYLMLLYWLLGFHPLTWLGIAWWPSLAIAVGAWLFVSVSQAWLVGLWASLLVRSRLGGWQRIVFGTGLWVALHWLWGQGDTAFPWGNLAQSQVPDVWVLQIVSLGGSQLLVGGLVAFNLLLAAAFTRPKRFGPAALALLVTTHLYGLVQLARPPVPAGSLRIGVIQGNIAQARKWTAQGRRQAIDTYVRGYEKLAAQGAQLVLTPESAFAFVWPRLTSASLPLVAEIRARRVPVLLSAFDRRPDGQLSTAIFALGSEAQVLSFYNKIHLVPLGEQIPFKGLIGPLVRKLSPIQAEVYPGTLDQRLLTPYGPIAGGICFDSAFSEGFRAQVANGARLLVQATNDAWYGPAMAPEHHAFDALRATETGRYLVRASNNGTSALIDSHGRTVRITGWNTYADFIEAVPLLVGYTPYVRWGEWFVPVAAAGALAGLLLGRTAPKK from the coding sequence ATGAGGATCCGTCCCCCGGCGCTAAAGGGACTGGAGCCACACGCCGGTGTGCTCTCGGCGCTTTTTGGCGGCCTCTGCCTGGGGCTTGCTGCTCCGGATTTTGGCTGGTGGCCCTTGACCTGGGTAGCGGTTGTGCCCTTTTTGATCTACCTGGAGCGCAGCGAGCGGCCTCCTGCCTTCTGGCTGGGCACGCTGCTCGGGATGATCTACTATCTGATGCTGCTTTACTGGCTTCTGGGCTTTCATCCGCTCACCTGGCTGGGCATTGCCTGGTGGCCGAGCCTCGCCATCGCCGTCGGAGCCTGGCTTTTTGTGAGCGTGAGCCAGGCATGGCTGGTTGGCCTGTGGGCCAGTCTGCTGGTGCGCAGCCGATTGGGCGGCTGGCAGCGGATCGTCTTTGGCACAGGGCTGTGGGTTGCCCTGCACTGGCTCTGGGGCCAGGGGGACACGGCCTTTCCGTGGGGCAATCTGGCCCAGTCCCAGGTGCCGGATGTCTGGGTTTTGCAGATCGTCTCCCTGGGGGGCTCGCAGCTACTGGTCGGGGGGCTGGTGGCCTTCAATCTCTTGCTGGCCGCCGCTTTTACCCGGCCAAAGCGCTTTGGACCGGCGGCTCTGGCTCTGCTGGTGACAACCCACCTCTACGGCCTTGTCCAGCTTGCCCGGCCACCAGTGCCGGCAGGTTCGCTGCGCATTGGCGTCATCCAGGGCAACATCGCCCAGGCCCGCAAGTGGACCGCCCAGGGCCGCCGGCAAGCGATCGACACCTACGTGCGCGGCTACGAGAAGCTCGCCGCCCAGGGAGCCCAGCTGGTGCTGACCCCGGAGAGCGCCTTTGCCTTTGTCTGGCCCCGCCTCACCAGTGCCTCGCTGCCATTGGTCGCTGAGATTCGGGCGCGCCGGGTGCCGGTTCTGCTCAGTGCCTTCGACCGACGCCCGGACGGCCAGCTCTCGACGGCGATTTTTGCCCTGGGCAGCGAGGCGCAGGTGCTCAGTTTTTATAACAAGATCCATCTGGTGCCCCTGGGCGAGCAGATTCCGTTTAAGGGGCTGATTGGCCCGCTGGTCCGCAAACTCTCCCCCATCCAGGCTGAGGTCTATCCCGGCACCCTCGATCAGCGCCTGCTCACGCCCTACGGTCCCATCGCAGGCGGTATCTGCTTCGATTCCGCCTTCAGCGAAGGCTTTCGCGCCCAGGTGGCAAACGGTGCCCGGTTGCTCGTCCAGGCGACCAACGACGCCTGGTACGGCCCGGCGATGGCCCCCGAGCACCACGCCTTCGACGCGCTGAGGGCCACTGAGACGGGCCGCTATCTGGTGCGCGCCTCCAACAACGGCACCAGCGCGCTCATCGACTCCCACGGTCGGACAGTGCGGATTACAGGCTGGAACACCTATGCCGACTTTATCGAAGCGGTGCCCCTGCTGGTGGGCTACACCCCCTACGTGCGCTGGGGCGAATGGTTCGTGCCGGTGGCAGCGGCGGGAGCGCTGGCGGGATTGCTCCTCGGGCGAACGGCTCCCAAAAAATAA
- a CDS encoding inorganic phosphate transporter, whose product MQLFGETLTASTGLLLLLALGLALSFEFVNGFHDTANAVATVIYTHTLKPTVAVVWSGLWNLIGVLTSAGTVAFGIIALLPVELVLNVGSGAGFAMVFALLISAIIWNLGTWYLGLPASSSHTLIGSIMGVGLANSLMSPGYVFGEGVNWNKAGEVFTSLLVSPIVGFSLAALLLILARNFLSRQEALFKAPEGEQPPPFWIRSLLILTCTGVSFAHGSNDGQKGMGLILLILIGILPGAFALNLGTDPATLQKLLASSQSVVSLFEERARGTTLPLKAAEVELSSFLKTGQATEKTYAALAAENRSLSERLTGKSDLAAVARPDRIALRSDIYLVGESVGKLLKKDAFSDPGAKKALKGYKEELDGITKFIPDWVKVTVAIALGLGTMIGWKRIVVTVGEKIGKEHLTYAQGASAELVAMGTILAADNLGLPVSTTHVLSSGVAGTMFANKSGLQTGTLRNLLLAWVLTLPVCILLGAATFAANLYVIFNLLGIK is encoded by the coding sequence ATGCAACTATTTGGAGAAACGCTGACAGCCAGCACGGGGCTGCTCTTGCTTCTCGCGCTGGGGCTGGCTTTGAGTTTTGAATTTGTCAACGGTTTTCATGACACGGCGAACGCTGTCGCCACCGTTATCTACACCCATACTCTCAAACCGACCGTCGCCGTGGTCTGGTCAGGACTCTGGAATTTGATCGGCGTCCTCACCTCCGCCGGTACCGTCGCCTTTGGGATCATCGCCCTGCTGCCGGTGGAGCTGGTGCTCAACGTCGGCTCAGGCGCGGGCTTTGCGATGGTCTTTGCCCTGCTTATCTCGGCGATCATCTGGAATCTGGGCACCTGGTACCTGGGGCTGCCGGCCTCCAGTTCCCATACGCTCATCGGTTCGATCATGGGCGTTGGGCTTGCCAATTCGCTGATGTCGCCGGGGTACGTCTTTGGCGAGGGCGTGAACTGGAACAAGGCCGGGGAAGTGTTTACCTCCCTGCTGGTCTCGCCCATCGTCGGTTTTAGCCTCGCTGCCCTGCTGCTCATCCTTGCCCGCAATTTTTTGAGCCGCCAGGAAGCGCTCTTCAAAGCGCCCGAGGGCGAGCAACCGCCGCCATTCTGGATTCGGAGCCTGCTCATCCTCACCTGCACCGGCGTCAGCTTTGCCCACGGCTCCAACGATGGCCAGAAGGGCATGGGCCTGATTTTGCTCATCTTGATCGGCATCCTGCCGGGAGCCTTCGCCCTCAACCTGGGCACCGACCCGGCGACTCTCCAGAAGTTGCTCGCCAGTTCCCAATCGGTCGTGAGCCTCTTCGAGGAGCGGGCCAGAGGGACGACGTTGCCGCTCAAAGCCGCCGAGGTGGAACTGTCGAGCTTTCTTAAAACCGGTCAGGCCACCGAGAAGACCTACGCCGCCCTCGCCGCTGAGAACCGTTCGCTCAGCGAGCGACTCACGGGCAAAAGCGACCTCGCCGCAGTGGCGAGGCCCGACCGCATCGCGCTGCGCAGCGACATCTACCTGGTGGGCGAGAGCGTCGGCAAACTGCTCAAAAAAGATGCCTTCAGCGATCCGGGTGCCAAAAAAGCCCTCAAAGGCTATAAGGAAGAACTCGACGGGATCACAAAGTTCATCCCCGACTGGGTAAAAGTCACCGTCGCCATCGCCCTCGGCCTCGGCACGATGATTGGCTGGAAGCGCATCGTCGTCACCGTCGGCGAAAAGATCGGCAAAGAACACCTCACCTACGCCCAGGGCGCTTCGGCGGAACTGGTGGCGATGGGCACGATCCTCGCTGCCGACAACCTGGGGCTGCCAGTGAGCACGACCCACGTGCTCTCCTCCGGGGTGGCCGGGACGATGTTCGCCAACAAGTCCGGCCTGCAGACCGGTACCCTGCGCAACCTGCTGCTTGCCTGGGTGTTGACGCTGCCGGTGTGTATCCTGCTGGGGGCGGCGACCTTTGCAGCAAACCTGTACGTCATCTTCAACCTGCTGGGCATCAAGTAA
- a CDS encoding tetratricopeptide repeat protein: protein MTTDSESLPGFAIGQQVGGRYRLTRWLDGGSMGGVFEAADTRLANKVVAIKVLHQGLVGDTQVVKMLRQRFEEEARLSAILGNHSRIIQVTDYGLEANQPYLVMEFLGNSPRSRSLKDVIAQGPLAAERVVRLATQICDGLQHAHTIETTIDQRRITGIVHRDIKPSNIFLIADEALGETVKILDFGVAKAKSDINLALGTHMGFVGTSTYASPEQMRGEELDARSDIYSLGVVLYQMLTGQLPFQPRTNTFPGWYQAHNYDEPIPFDTLPQPVPTALQAVVLACLAKNREDRPASMQVLSDQLQAALKTATRRSTTVLRTVPAGVRANRAPTEAMPAVASSRLVPWRWPAVLPRDLLIGTTIALVAIGGFWYLSQPTPPASRAAASVGPYIKRGVSRFNRGDYNGAVRDLGQAIAIEPDSVEARYNRGLARYQLGDYQGAVEDFTAGSRLEPDDARFYTERERAHLKLRDFGGVTGDLSELIRLYPKSAAYRDQRGLAYVELKDYGRAIADFSDAIALEPKADYFFHRSRAYQNQGNPQKAKEDFDRGRAAVATH, encoded by the coding sequence ATGACTACCGATTCTGAATCGCTGCCAGGTTTCGCGATTGGTCAGCAGGTCGGCGGGCGCTACCGGCTCACCCGCTGGCTCGATGGCGGCAGCATGGGCGGCGTCTTCGAGGCAGCCGATACGCGCCTGGCCAACAAGGTCGTGGCGATCAAAGTTTTGCACCAGGGTCTGGTGGGCGACACCCAGGTGGTCAAGATGCTGCGCCAGCGCTTCGAAGAAGAGGCGCGCCTGAGCGCGATTCTGGGCAACCATTCGCGCATCATCCAGGTGACCGACTATGGCCTTGAGGCGAACCAGCCCTATCTGGTCATGGAATTTTTAGGCAACTCGCCCCGCAGTCGCAGCCTCAAGGATGTGATCGCCCAGGGACCCCTGGCCGCTGAGCGGGTGGTGCGGCTTGCAACCCAGATCTGCGATGGCCTCCAGCACGCCCACACGATCGAGACGACGATCGACCAGCGCCGGATTACCGGCATCGTCCACCGCGACATCAAGCCGAGCAACATCTTTCTCATCGCCGACGAAGCCCTGGGTGAGACGGTCAAGATCCTCGATTTTGGTGTCGCCAAGGCCAAAAGCGACATCAATCTTGCCCTCGGCACCCACATGGGCTTTGTCGGCACCTCCACCTACGCTTCTCCCGAGCAGATGCGCGGCGAAGAACTCGATGCGCGCTCCGATATCTACTCGCTGGGCGTGGTGCTCTACCAGATGCTCACCGGCCAGTTGCCCTTTCAGCCCAGGACCAACACCTTTCCCGGTTGGTACCAGGCCCACAACTACGACGAGCCGATCCCCTTTGACACCCTGCCACAGCCGGTGCCAACGGCCCTGCAGGCCGTCGTGCTCGCCTGCCTCGCCAAAAACCGGGAGGATCGCCCGGCCAGTATGCAGGTGCTGAGCGATCAACTGCAGGCTGCTCTTAAAACCGCTACCCGCCGCTCGACGACGGTCCTCAGGACCGTCCCGGCAGGGGTCCGCGCCAATCGCGCTCCGACCGAGGCTATGCCGGCAGTTGCTTCCAGCCGCCTGGTGCCCTGGCGCTGGCCTGCCGTCCTGCCGCGCGATCTGCTCATCGGCACGACGATCGCCCTGGTGGCGATCGGCGGTTTCTGGTATCTCTCGCAGCCCACCCCTCCCGCCTCCCGCGCTGCCGCCTCGGTCGGCCCCTACATCAAGCGGGGCGTCAGCCGCTTCAACCGGGGCGACTACAACGGCGCAGTCCGCGACCTGGGCCAGGCAATTGCCATCGAACCCGACTCGGTGGAGGCGCGCTACAACCGTGGTCTGGCCCGCTACCAGCTCGGCGATTACCAGGGAGCGGTCGAAGATTTTACCGCCGGTAGCCGCCTCGAACCGGACGACGCACGCTTCTACACCGAGCGCGAGCGCGCCCACCTCAAGCTCAGAGACTTTGGCGGCGTCACCGGCGATCTGAGCGAACTTATCCGCCTCTATCCTAAAAGTGCTGCCTACCGCGACCAGCGCGGCCTCGCCTACGTCGAACTGAAAGACTATGGCCGGGCGATCGCCGATTTTTCTGACGCCATCGCCCTCGAACCGAAGGCGGACTACTTTTTTCACCGCAGCCGCGCCTACCAGAACCAGGGCAATCCCCAAAAAGCCAAGGAGGACTTCGATCGGGGTCGGGCTGCCGTCGCCACGCACTGA
- a CDS encoding HAMP domain-containing sensor histidine kinase, with protein MDASKTFQRWFSELRIQVRLLTAGALLISLIMASFVFWALNYIQEDARRSDQRFGEAVGNLLATTAAPLITSKKLDKVEEFTQEFLASNADNILYIFYVDAHGDYLYGSPFGTSASAYKDTAPVPALLRHVELPPVLPAKRQHRTPKGLVTDIIVPINANEQRVGAVLVGINPEASLVGRSELTRDVTSAVFVSIWIVMILGAIFNAITITQPLKELVQGVQRVAQGNFKQRITLSYPGELGALIGSFNLMAERLQRYEEQNIEEITSEKAKLETFIDTILDGAILLDSSLHIVLVNPAALSIFGWQARVVGMSILDLLPVGLRTEVEEPLDAVARNILDQAECRIVVQKRTLRVLISSVIVPGGAANLKGVVLTVQDLSKEAELNQAKSQFISNVSHELRTPLSSIKSYIETLYEYGDGLDESTKRDFLEIANLETDRLTRLVNDVLDLSRLESGREYHFEPVDIAQPIEQTLRTHQLTARERGIELSTEIGTDLPLVLGNYDLLQQVLANLVGNALKFTESGGKVRLSAHCTGDGNKVRVAIADTGIGISPEDQQKIFDRFFRVENKVHTLEGTGLGLTIVSSIIEKHHSQIHIESEVGRGSTFWFDLDGYLETCEWPRREAAA; from the coding sequence TTGGATGCCTCGAAAACTTTTCAAAGATGGTTCAGTGAATTGCGCATTCAGGTCCGGCTGCTCACCGCCGGAGCGCTGCTGATTTCGCTGATTATGGCGAGCTTCGTCTTCTGGGCGCTCAACTACATCCAGGAGGACGCCCGGCGCAGCGACCAGCGCTTTGGCGAGGCGGTGGGCAATCTGCTCGCGACGACGGCGGCTCCGCTCATCACGAGCAAAAAGCTCGACAAAGTCGAAGAATTTACGCAGGAGTTCCTGGCAAGTAACGCCGACAACATCCTCTATATCTTCTACGTAGACGCCCACGGCGATTATCTCTACGGCAGTCCCTTCGGCACCAGCGCCAGCGCCTACAAGGATACGGCCCCCGTACCGGCCCTGCTCCGCCATGTCGAGCTGCCACCGGTCCTGCCGGCCAAGCGCCAGCACCGCACGCCCAAAGGGCTGGTCACCGACATCATCGTGCCGATCAACGCCAACGAGCAGCGGGTGGGAGCGGTGCTGGTCGGGATCAACCCGGAGGCGAGTCTGGTCGGGCGCTCGGAGTTGACCCGCGATGTCACCAGCGCCGTCTTCGTCTCGATCTGGATCGTGATGATTCTGGGAGCAATCTTCAATGCCATTACGATCACCCAGCCGCTCAAAGAACTGGTGCAGGGCGTGCAGCGCGTCGCCCAGGGCAACTTCAAACAGCGGATCACCCTGTCTTATCCGGGTGAACTAGGAGCGCTCATCGGCAGCTTTAACCTGATGGCGGAGCGCCTGCAGCGCTACGAGGAACAAAATATCGAAGAGATCACCTCCGAGAAGGCCAAACTTGAGACCTTCATCGACACAATCCTAGACGGCGCGATCTTGCTCGATTCTTCGCTGCATATTGTGCTCGTCAACCCGGCAGCGCTGTCGATCTTTGGCTGGCAGGCGCGGGTGGTGGGCATGAGCATCCTCGATCTCTTGCCGGTGGGCCTGCGCACCGAGGTCGAAGAACCCCTCGACGCGGTGGCGCGCAACATCCTCGACCAAGCCGAGTGCCGGATCGTCGTCCAAAAGCGCACCCTGCGCGTGCTGATTTCCTCGGTGATCGTGCCGGGGGGGGCAGCCAACCTCAAGGGCGTCGTGCTCACCGTGCAGGATCTCTCCAAAGAAGCCGAACTCAACCAGGCCAAAAGCCAGTTCATCAGCAACGTCTCCCACGAACTGCGCACGCCGCTTTCGAGCATCAAGTCCTACATCGAGACGCTCTACGAGTACGGCGATGGCTTAGACGAATCGACCAAGCGCGACTTTCTTGAGATCGCCAACCTCGAAACCGACCGGCTCACCCGTCTGGTCAACGACGTGCTCGATCTTTCGCGCTTGGAGTCTGGCCGGGAGTATCATTTTGAGCCGGTCGATATTGCCCAGCCCATCGAGCAGACGCTGCGCACCCACCAGCTCACCGCCCGCGAGCGCGGCATCGAGTTGAGTACTGAGATCGGCACCGACCTGCCGCTGGTGTTGGGCAACTACGATCTGCTGCAGCAGGTGCTGGCCAACCTCGTCGGCAACGCTCTCAAATTCACCGAATCGGGAGGCAAAGTCCGCCTCTCGGCCCACTGCACCGGGGATGGCAACAAAGTAAGGGTGGCGATCGCCGACACTGGCATCGGTATTTCTCCCGAAGATCAACAAAAAATCTTCGATCGCTTTTTCCGGGTCGAAAACAAAGTGCATACCCTAGAGGGTACCGGCCTCGGTCTCACGATCGTCAGCAGTATCATCGAGAAGCACCATTCCCAGATCCACATCGAGAGCGAGGTCGGTCGGGGATCCACTTTCTGGTTCGACCTCGACGGGTACCTTGAAACCTGCGAGTGGCCGCGCCGCGAGGCCGCCGCCTGA
- a CDS encoding metallophosphoesterase family protein: MERRRFLQAGIFSLAALTAGRSLAASKAIGPSGFFAPPRGDVRIVLISDLNSEYGSLAYEPQVIRAVSLIPSWQPDLVLCSGDMVAGQWPPLKAERIQQMWAAFDRQIAAPLRRARLPFGITVGNHDASCERAIRGGFLYKKERDLASAYWNDPAHATGVHFVDRADFPFYYTFTANNIFYLAWDASCAHIPSEQLAWAEKSLASPAAQNARLRIVIGHLPLYAVAVDRETPGEYLENGEALRSMLERYRVHTYISGHDHAYYPSHRGKLQLLQTGALGSGPRPLLEGALRPWHPLTVIDIDLASQNTVYTTYDMATGKVFDVHQLPRTLMSPTGLLLRRDIEWQNLSADEQGACLKRFGEKGCR, translated from the coding sequence ATGGAGCGGCGTCGATTTTTGCAAGCAGGCATCTTTTCGCTGGCTGCCCTGACGGCGGGCCGCTCCCTGGCCGCTTCAAAGGCAATCGGGCCATCGGGCTTTTTTGCTCCGCCCCGAGGTGACGTGCGCATCGTGCTCATCAGCGATCTCAACAGCGAGTACGGCTCCCTCGCCTACGAGCCCCAGGTGATCCGGGCCGTCTCTCTCATCCCCTCCTGGCAGCCGGATCTCGTGCTCTGCAGCGGCGACATGGTGGCAGGCCAGTGGCCCCCCCTCAAAGCCGAGCGTATCCAGCAGATGTGGGCCGCTTTTGATCGTCAGATTGCTGCTCCCCTGCGCAGAGCCCGCCTGCCCTTCGGCATCACCGTCGGCAACCACGACGCCTCCTGCGAACGGGCGATCCGGGGCGGATTTCTCTATAAAAAAGAGCGCGACCTGGCGAGCGCCTACTGGAACGATCCTGCCCACGCCACCGGCGTCCACTTCGTCGATCGGGCCGACTTTCCCTTTTACTACACCTTCACGGCCAACAACATCTTCTATCTGGCCTGGGACGCTTCCTGTGCCCACATTCCGAGCGAACAGCTCGCCTGGGCCGAAAAGAGTCTGGCAAGCCCCGCCGCCCAGAATGCCCGGCTGCGCATCGTCATTGGACACCTGCCCCTCTACGCCGTCGCCGTCGATCGCGAGACACCGGGCGAATATCTCGAAAACGGCGAAGCCCTGCGCTCGATGCTGGAGCGCTACCGCGTCCACACCTACATCAGCGGCCACGACCACGCCTACTACCCCTCGCACCGGGGCAAACTGCAGCTGCTGCAGACCGGAGCCCTGGGCAGTGGCCCCCGCCCCCTGCTCGAAGGTGCCCTGCGCCCCTGGCATCCCCTCACGGTGATCGACATCGACCTCGCTTCCCAGAACACCGTCTACACCACCTACGACATGGCCACCGGCAAAGTCTTCGATGTCCACCAGTTGCCCCGCACCCTGATGAGCCCGACGGGTCTGCTCCTGCGGCGCGACATCGAGTGGCAAAATTTGAGCGCCGACGAGCAGGGAGCCTGCCTCAAACGCTTCGGCGAAAAAGGCTGCCGGTAG
- a CDS encoding DHA2 family efflux MFS transporter permease subunit has protein sequence MTQTAEKAQPQASAEASAYVQGWLKWAIALTVALGAILEVIDTSIVNVALNDMQGNLGATLSEIGWVVSGYAIANVIVIPLSAWLGDYFGRKRYFIFCLIAFTAASTLCGFAPNLGVLIFARILQGLGGGGLLAKAQAILFETFAPAEQAMAQGVFGIGVIAGPAIGPTLGGFLTDALGWRWIFFINIPFGILAVVLAVLFLPRPTASPKSTAVDWLGIGLLALGLAGLQTMLEEGQQDDWFTSNFIVAMAILGCVGLALFIWRELRTAQPAVDLRVLRFRSLAAGSLYSAVLGLGLYGALFAVPIFAQSILHYTAAQTGLLLLPGALASVVTMPIAGKLSQKIDARLLIGAGGLIIVGSMVALTHINPDTGTDELFWPLLWRGVGTVLMFLPLSLATLGPLPKEKVSSGSGFYNLTRQLGGSVGIAILTTLLAQREAFHRAVLIENISAYNPLATARIDQLSGALGAQGSDLATAHDQALKLLDNLVNTQAAILSFEDIFRVVGIVFLASLPLLLFLGSGRTGRTPPAAH, from the coding sequence ATGACCCAGACCGCTGAAAAAGCCCAGCCCCAGGCCAGCGCCGAAGCTTCAGCCTACGTGCAGGGGTGGCTGAAGTGGGCGATTGCGCTTACTGTCGCCCTCGGGGCCATTCTTGAGGTGATTGACACGAGCATCGTCAACGTTGCCCTCAACGACATGCAGGGCAACCTCGGAGCCACCCTGAGCGAAATTGGCTGGGTTGTGAGCGGCTACGCGATTGCCAACGTCATCGTCATTCCCCTCTCTGCCTGGCTCGGCGACTACTTTGGCCGCAAGCGCTACTTTATCTTTTGTCTTATCGCCTTTACAGCTGCCTCGACCCTCTGCGGCTTTGCTCCTAACCTGGGAGTGCTCATCTTTGCGCGCATCCTCCAGGGATTGGGCGGGGGCGGGCTGCTTGCCAAGGCCCAGGCAATTCTCTTTGAGACCTTCGCGCCCGCCGAACAGGCGATGGCCCAGGGCGTCTTCGGCATCGGCGTCATTGCCGGACCGGCGATTGGACCGACTCTGGGAGGCTTTCTGACCGACGCACTGGGCTGGCGCTGGATCTTCTTTATCAACATTCCCTTCGGCATCCTGGCGGTGGTGCTCGCCGTGCTCTTTTTGCCCCGCCCCACCGCCAGCCCCAAAAGCACCGCCGTCGATTGGCTGGGCATCGGACTGCTGGCCCTTGGCCTCGCCGGTTTGCAGACGATGCTCGAAGAAGGCCAGCAGGACGACTGGTTCACCTCAAATTTCATCGTCGCAATGGCGATTCTAGGTTGCGTCGGGCTGGCGCTCTTTATCTGGCGGGAACTGCGCACCGCTCAGCCTGCCGTCGATCTGCGCGTACTGCGCTTTCGCTCGCTTGCCGCCGGTAGCCTCTACTCGGCGGTGCTCGGGCTGGGGCTTTACGGTGCCCTCTTTGCCGTACCGATCTTTGCGCAGAGCATTCTGCACTATACGGCGGCCCAGACGGGTTTGCTGCTTTTGCCCGGAGCGCTCGCCTCGGTGGTGACGATGCCCATCGCCGGTAAGCTCAGCCAGAAGATCGACGCCCGGCTGCTCATCGGTGCGGGTGGGCTCATCATCGTCGGCTCGATGGTCGCCCTTACTCACATCAACCCCGACACCGGCACCGACGAACTGTTCTGGCCGCTGTTGTGGCGCGGGGTGGGAACGGTGCTGATGTTTTTGCCCCTCAGTCTCGCTACCCTCGGGCCGCTGCCGAAAGAAAAAGTCTCCTCCGGCTCCGGATTCTACAATCTCACCCGTCAGCTGGGCGGCAGCGTCGGCATCGCGATTCTCACGACTTTGCTGGCCCAGCGCGAAGCCTTTCACCGCGCAGTCTTGATCGAGAATATCAGCGCCTACAACCCGCTTGCCACCGCCCGCATCGATCAGCTAAGCGGCGCATTGGGAGCGCAGGGCAGCGATCTGGCCACTGCCCACGACCAGGCGCTCAAGCTGCTGGACAATCTGGTGAACACCCAGGCTGCCATCCTCTCCTTCGAGGACATCTTCCGGGTCGTAGGGATCGTCTTTTTGGCCTCGCTGCCGCTGCTGTTGTTTCTGGGCAGCGGACGGACCGGGCGCACGCCGCCTGCCGCCCATTAA
- a CDS encoding TetR/AcrR family transcriptional regulator — protein MPVQTRSSLETRHRLIEAAVAVFARAGLQGATTREIARTAAVNEVTLFRHFKNKEQLLQAVVDYSFSLQKQTLEPCEEWTGNVREDVRRYARLYYQMLESNEALIRMFIGEAKRHPEAARAILHEAARARRERKTAYLRTLQQQGKIRPDIDPAVAVDLFTGMLLAGVLRSGLATVEYSRERYLDSCVDLWLRGLALADASAPSATSEPHDPDR, from the coding sequence ATGCCTGTTCAGACGCGCTCCAGCCTTGAGACTCGCCACCGTCTGATCGAGGCGGCGGTGGCCGTATTTGCCCGCGCCGGTTTGCAGGGAGCAACCACCCGCGAGATTGCCCGTACCGCCGCCGTCAACGAAGTGACGCTTTTTCGCCACTTCAAAAACAAAGAACAACTGCTCCAGGCGGTGGTGGACTACAGCTTCAGCCTGCAAAAACAGACGCTCGAACCCTGCGAGGAGTGGACCGGGAACGTGCGCGAGGACGTGCGCCGCTACGCCCGGCTCTACTACCAGATGCTTGAGAGCAACGAGGCGCTCATCCGCATGTTTATCGGCGAGGCAAAGCGCCATCCGGAGGCGGCCCGCGCCATCTTGCACGAGGCGGCCCGCGCCCGGCGCGAGCGCAAGACCGCCTATCTAAGAACCCTCCAGCAGCAGGGCAAGATTCGCCCGGACATCGATCCGGCTGTGGCGGTGGATCTGTTTACGGGGATGCTGCTCGCCGGCGTGCTGCGCTCTGGTCTGGCCACTGTCGAGTACTCCCGCGAGCGCTACCTCGACAGTTGCGTCGATCTCTGGCTGAGGGGCCTCGCTCTCGCCGATGCTTCTGCCCCATCCGCTACGAGCGAGCCCCATGACCCAGACCGCTGA
- a CDS encoding prepilin-type N-terminal cleavage/methylation domain-containing protein codes for MSFIARRPLRGFTLVELLVVVVIVGILAAVALPNFLGQSGKAKTTEATATIDAIKTAQEVYLNENGKYFSDDSSGAVFAAAPANTLGGTLVKTGASFANLMTALSVNLDPNKFQNGAAPDGSKWAVATRALADQGVAANPDGAASFGVSIDAGGAAGAGAIKGLASSYVKSNGRVVVDSDQGH; via the coding sequence ATGTCTTTTATTGCCAGACGCCCGCTGCGGGGATTTACGCTGGTCGAACTTTTGGTCGTCGTCGTCATCGTCGGCATCCTCGCCGCCGTCGCCCTGCCCAACTTTCTTGGCCAGTCGGGCAAGGCCAAAACCACCGAGGCGACGGCGACCATCGACGCGATCAAGACGGCTCAGGAAGTGTATCTCAACGAAAACGGCAAATATTTCAGCGACGATTCGAGTGGAGCGGTCTTTGCTGCCGCCCCCGCCAACACCCTGGGCGGTACCCTCGTCAAGACCGGGGCCAGCTTTGCCAACCTGATGACGGCGCTCTCGGTCAACCTCGATCCGAACAAGTTTCAAAATGGAGCCGCCCCGGACGGCAGCAAGTGGGCCGTCGCCACCAGGGCGCTCGCCGATCAGGGCGTCGCAGCCAATCCGGATGGCGCTGCGAGCTTCGGTGTTTCTATCGACGCCGGTGGGGCTGCCGGGGCCGGGGCGATCAAGGGGCTGGCCTCTTCGTATGTCAAGAGCAACGGCAGGGTCGTCGTCGATTCGGACCAGGGCCACTAG